One stretch of Prunus persica cultivar Lovell chromosome G1, Prunus_persica_NCBIv2, whole genome shotgun sequence DNA includes these proteins:
- the LOC109946427 gene encoding major allergen Pru ar 1-like, with product MGVFTYATEFTSVVPPARLFKALVLDADNLVPKIAPQAIKSAEIVEGDGGVGTIKKTSFGEGSEYSYVKHQVDALDKDNFVYNYSLIEGDALSDKIEKISYEIKLVASADGGSVIKNTSSYHTKGDVEIKEEHVKAGKEKAHALFKIIETYLVANPDAYN from the exons ATGGGTGTCTTCACATACGCAACCGAGTTCACCTCAGTCGTTCCTCCTGCTAGGTTGTTCAAAGCCCTTGTTCTGGATGCTGACAACCTAGTCCCAAAGATTGCTCCACAAGCAATTAAAAGTGCTGAAATTGTTGAAGGAGATGGAGGTGTTGGAACCATCAAGAAGACTAGCTTTGGTGAAG GAAGTGAATACAGCTACGTGAAGCACCAAGTTGACGCGCTTGACAAAGATAACTTTGTGTACAACTACAGTTTGATTGAAGGAGATGCTCTTTCAgacaaaatagagaaaatcTCTTACGAGATTAAGTTGGTGGCATCTGCAGATGGAGGTTCAGTAATAAAGAACACCAGCAGCTACCACACCAAAGGTGATGTTGAGATCAAGGAAGAGCATGTTAAGGCCGGCAAAGAGAAGGCCCATGCTTTGTTCAAGATTATTGAGACCTATCTTGTGGCCAACCCCGATGCCTACAACTAA
- the LOC18791989 gene encoding major allergen Pru ar 1, with protein sequence MGVFTYSDESTSVIPPPRLFKALVLEADTLIPKIAPQSVKSAEIVEGDGGVGTIKKISFGEGSHYSYVKHRIDGLDKDNFVYSYTLVEGDALSDKVEKISYEIKLVASADGGSIIKSSSNYHTAGDVEIKEEDVKAGKEKATGLFKLIENYLVANPDAYN encoded by the exons ATGGGTGTCTTCACATACTCAGACGAGTCCACCTCAGTCATCCCCCCACCAAGATTGTTCAAAGCCCTTGTTCTTGAAGCTGACACCCTCATCCCCAAGATTGCTCCCCAATCAGTGAAAAGTGCTGAAATTGTTGAAGGAGATGGAGGTGTTGGAACCATCAAGAAGATTAGCTTTGGTGAAG GAAGTCATTACAGCTATGTGAAGCACCGGATCGACGGGCTTGACAAAGATAACTTTGTGTACAGCTACACTTTGGTTGAAGGCGATGCTCTTTCAGACAAGGTTGAGAAAATCAGTTATGAGATTAAGTTGGTGGCATCTGCTGATGGAGGTTCCATCATAAAGAGCAGCAGCAACTACCACACCGCAGGGGATGTTGAGATCAAGGAAGAGGATGTTAAGGCTGGCAAAGAGAAGGCCACTGGTCTGTTCAAGCTCATTGAGAACTACCTTGTGGCCAACCCAGATGCCTACAACTAA